One Paenibacillus sp. FSL H7-0737 DNA segment encodes these proteins:
- the prfB gene encoding peptide chain release factor 2 (programmed frameshift) has product MIEPNVKQDLREIGKKLTDLRGSLDLDLKQEMISNFEEKMAAPGFWDNSEQAQSVIAEMNAVKSSVDQYEKLQQEYDDAAMMAELADEEGDEDLATEIGETIRSLGSKVDEFELQLLLNQPYDKLNAILELHPGAGGTESQDWGQMLLRMYTRWAEKRGFKVEVLDYLPGDEAGIKSVTLLIKGFNVYGYLKAEKGVHRLVRISPFDSSGRRHTSFVSCDVVPEITDDVEVEIRTEDLKIDTYRASGAGGQHINTTDSAVRITHLPSGVVVTCQNERSQIKNREQAMKMLRSKLYERKLQEQQQQLDEIRGEQSEIAWGSQIRSYVFHPYNMVKDHRTSVETGNVGAVMDGDLDAFIDGYLRSQIKVEAD; this is encoded by the exons ATGATAGAACCAAATGTAAAGCAGGATCTGCGTGAAATAGGCAAGAAACTAACTGACCTTAGGGGGTCTCTT GACTTAGATCTTAAGCAAGAGATGATTTCTAACTTTGAAGAGAAAATGGCAGCTCCGGGATTCTGGGATAATAGTGAGCAAGCGCAGAGTGTAATCGCTGAGATGAACGCTGTGAAATCTTCCGTAGATCAATACGAGAAACTTCAACAGGAATACGATGATGCTGCGATGATGGCAGAGCTTGCGGATGAAGAGGGCGATGAGGATCTGGCAACAGAAATCGGAGAGACAATTCGCAGCCTAGGCAGTAAAGTGGATGAATTCGAGCTGCAATTGCTGCTTAACCAACCGTATGACAAGCTGAATGCGATCCTTGAGCTTCATCCGGGTGCAGGCGGAACGGAATCTCAAGACTGGGGTCAAATGTTGCTTCGTATGTACACGCGTTGGGCTGAGAAACGTGGATTTAAGGTTGAAGTGCTCGATTATTTACCGGGTGATGAAGCAGGAATTAAGAGTGTTACACTGCTTATCAAGGGCTTCAACGTATATGGATATTTAAAAGCTGAGAAGGGTGTCCATCGACTGGTGCGGATTTCTCCGTTTGACTCTTCGGGTAGACGCCATACCTCTTTTGTCTCCTGTGATGTCGTTCCGGAAATTACCGATGATGTTGAAGTTGAGATCCGCACCGAGGATCTTAAGATCGATACGTATCGCGCGAGCGGCGCCGGTGGACAGCATATCAATACCACGGACTCTGCGGTACGGATTACTCACTTGCCGTCGGGCGTAGTGGTAACCTGCCAGAACGAACGTTCACAGATCAAGAACCGGGAGCAAGCGATGAAGATGCTGCGTTCCAAGCTGTATGAGCGTAAGCTGCAAGAGCAGCAGCAGCAATTGGATGAGATTCGCGGCGAGCAATCCGAAATCGCTTGGGGCAGTCAGATTCGTTCCTACGTATTCCATCCGTATAACATGGTCAAGGATCATCGTACATCCGTGGAAACAGGTAATGTGGGTGCAGTAATGGACGGAGACCTGGACGCATTCATTGATGGGTACTTGCGTAGCCAGATCAAGGTTGAGGCGGATTAA
- the secA gene encoding preprotein translocase subunit SecA: MLGLVKKIFGDTNDRDVKRLMKTVDVINGLEPEFVKLSDEQLQAKTAEFRARIEKGETLEEILPEAFATVREASKRTLGMRHFDVQLIGGMALHEGRISEMKTGEGKTLVGTLPVYLNALLGKGVHVVTVNDYLAQRDSAQMAQIYNFLGMTVGVNLSGMDHADKQAAYACDITYGTNNEFGFDYLRDNMVLYKEQMVQRPLYFCIIDEVDSILIDEARTPLIISGQAEKSTELYFSADRFVKKLKAEEDYTVDIKVKSVALTEKGVATAERAFGIENLYDHSHVTLNHHIVQALKANVIMRRDVDYVVNEGEVVIVDEFTGRLMSGRRYSDGLHQAIEAKEEIEVQNESMTLATITFQNYFRMYRKLGGMTGTAKTEEEEFKKIYGLEVLQVPTNKPNQRVDMPDVVYKSENGKFKAVVEEIVERHKKNQPVLVGTVSIENSELVSEMLKRKGVRHQVLNAKHHAAEAEIITHAGQPGTVTIATNMAGRGTDIVLGEGVTDLGGLHIIGTERHESRRIDNQLRGRAGRQGDPGSTQFYLSLGDELMKRFGADNVLTMMDRLGFEEDQPIESRMITRAVESAQKRVEGNNFDIRKVVLQYDDVMNQQREIIYKQRREILESDNIKDVVLEMIKPVIERIVLAHCSDDIPENWELQEVADYVNSKLLEEGALTRDILWGKEAEEIIEFIFERVLEKYAAREERLGSELVREFEKVIVLRSVDSKWMDHIDAMDQLRQGIHLRAYGGTDPLREYQFEGFEMFNTMTATIQEEVATYIMKAHIEANQERQSVIDEDKISTNSEPVEKRPVHVEAVTGRNDLCPCGSGKKYKNCHGQNA; this comes from the coding sequence ATGCTAGGACTTGTAAAGAAAATATTCGGAGACACCAACGATCGTGACGTTAAACGTCTCATGAAGACAGTCGATGTAATTAATGGATTGGAACCGGAATTTGTAAAGCTATCTGATGAACAGTTACAAGCTAAGACAGCAGAATTCCGTGCCCGTATTGAGAAAGGCGAAACTCTGGAAGAAATTCTTCCTGAGGCATTTGCAACCGTACGTGAAGCTTCCAAGCGGACACTTGGTATGCGGCATTTTGATGTGCAGTTAATTGGTGGTATGGCTCTGCATGAAGGCCGAATCTCCGAGATGAAGACTGGTGAAGGTAAGACACTAGTAGGTACATTGCCAGTGTATTTGAATGCTTTGCTAGGTAAAGGCGTACACGTAGTAACGGTCAATGACTATTTGGCTCAGCGCGACAGCGCACAAATGGCACAAATCTATAACTTCCTGGGCATGACGGTTGGGGTTAACCTGAGCGGTATGGACCATGCTGATAAACAAGCTGCTTATGCCTGCGATATTACGTATGGCACAAACAACGAATTTGGTTTTGATTATTTGCGTGACAACATGGTGCTTTATAAAGAGCAAATGGTTCAGCGCCCTCTGTATTTCTGTATTATTGATGAAGTGGACTCTATTCTTATTGATGAAGCACGTACACCTCTTATTATTTCCGGACAAGCTGAGAAGTCTACAGAATTGTATTTTTCAGCAGACCGTTTCGTGAAAAAGCTTAAGGCTGAAGAAGACTACACAGTTGATATTAAGGTGAAGTCTGTAGCCTTGACTGAAAAAGGTGTGGCTACTGCTGAGCGCGCTTTTGGTATTGAGAACTTGTATGATCACAGTCATGTAACTTTGAATCACCATATCGTCCAAGCCCTAAAAGCAAATGTAATTATGCGTCGTGACGTAGATTACGTTGTAAACGAGGGTGAGGTCGTTATTGTTGATGAATTTACAGGACGTCTAATGTCAGGTCGTCGTTATAGCGATGGGCTGCACCAAGCGATTGAAGCGAAGGAAGAAATCGAAGTACAGAATGAGAGTATGACTCTTGCAACAATCACATTCCAGAACTACTTCCGTATGTATCGCAAACTGGGTGGTATGACAGGTACAGCGAAGACTGAGGAAGAGGAGTTCAAGAAGATTTATGGTCTTGAAGTTCTTCAAGTACCTACGAACAAACCAAATCAGCGCGTAGATATGCCAGATGTGGTCTACAAGAGTGAGAACGGTAAGTTCAAGGCTGTTGTGGAAGAAATTGTAGAACGTCACAAAAAGAACCAGCCGGTACTGGTTGGTACAGTTTCGATCGAGAATTCAGAGCTCGTATCTGAAATGCTGAAGCGCAAAGGCGTTAGACACCAAGTGCTTAACGCGAAGCATCACGCTGCGGAAGCAGAAATCATTACCCATGCAGGTCAGCCAGGTACAGTTACGATTGCTACCAACATGGCTGGACGTGGTACGGACATCGTTCTGGGTGAAGGTGTGACAGATCTTGGAGGTCTGCATATCATTGGTACAGAGCGTCATGAATCGCGCCGGATTGATAACCAGCTGCGCGGTCGTGCGGGTCGTCAAGGTGACCCTGGTTCTACACAATTCTACTTGTCGCTTGGCGATGAGCTTATGAAGCGTTTTGGCGCTGACAACGTTCTGACTATGATGGATCGTCTCGGATTCGAGGAAGATCAGCCGATTGAGAGCCGCATGATCACACGTGCGGTTGAATCTGCTCAGAAACGTGTTGAAGGTAATAACTTTGATATCCGTAAAGTCGTATTGCAATATGATGACGTGATGAATCAGCAGCGTGAAATTATTTATAAACAACGCCGTGAGATTCTGGAGTCTGATAATATTAAAGATGTCGTGCTTGAAATGATCAAGCCAGTAATTGAGCGTATCGTTCTAGCACACTGCAGCGATGATATTCCTGAGAACTGGGAACTGCAAGAAGTTGCTGATTACGTAAACAGCAAGCTGCTTGAAGAAGGTGCTTTGACCCGTGATATTCTATGGGGTAAGGAAGCTGAGGAGATCATCGAGTTTATTTTCGAACGTGTGCTTGAGAAATATGCTGCACGTGAAGAACGTCTGGGTTCAGAACTCGTACGTGAATTCGAGAAGGTAATCGTGCTTCGTTCCGTAGATAGCAAATGGATGGATCATATTGATGCAATGGATCAATTACGTCAAGGGATTCACTTGCGTGCTTACGGTGGTACGGATCCACTTCGTGAATATCAATTCGAAGGCTTTGAGATGTTTAATACTATGACTGCTACGATTCAAGAAGAAGTAGCTACTTATATTATGAAGGCTCACATCGAGGCGAATCAGGAACGTCAATCCGTTATTGATGAAGACAAGATCTCTACAAACAGCGAACCTGTTGAGAAACGTCCGGTTCATGTTGAGGCTGTGACTGGCCGTAATGATCTTTGCCCTTGCGGAAGCGGCAAGAAGTACAAGAATTGCCACGGTCAAAACGCATAA
- the hpf gene encoding ribosome hibernation-promoting factor, HPF/YfiA family — MQFTIRGQQIDVTDALREYVDKKLSKLEKYFEAPPTSEGSVTLGVVRGLHTVEVTIPLAGVTLRAEDRSDDMYASIDAVVDKLERQIRKHKTKINRKFRQEGLKTLFVDGASTAVAVEEQDYDDLEVVRNKRFTMKPMDVEEAILQMNMVGHNFFVFSNIDTSEVSVVYKRDDGKYGLIEQG, encoded by the coding sequence ATGCAATTCACCATTCGAGGTCAACAAATTGACGTGACCGACGCTTTGAGAGAGTATGTTGATAAGAAGCTCAGCAAACTTGAGAAGTATTTCGAAGCACCCCCTACCTCTGAAGGGTCTGTGACGCTTGGCGTAGTTCGCGGCCTTCATACGGTGGAAGTAACCATTCCGCTTGCTGGCGTGACGCTTCGTGCGGAAGACCGCAGCGATGACATGTATGCTTCCATAGATGCCGTTGTGGACAAGCTGGAACGTCAAATTCGCAAACACAAAACGAAGATCAATCGTAAGTTCCGTCAAGAGGGACTGAAGACGCTGTTTGTGGATGGAGCTAGTACCGCTGTTGCTGTAGAAGAACAAGATTATGATGATTTAGAAGTTGTGCGGAACAAACGCTTTACAATGAAACCGATGGATGTGGAAGAAGCGATTCTTCAAATGAACATGGTAGGACATAATTTCTTTGTTTTTTCCAATATCGACACCTCGGAAGTAAGCGTAGTTTACAAACGTGATGATGGTAAATATGGACTGATTGAACAGGGCTAA
- a CDS encoding S-layer homology domain-containing protein, which translates to MKKKLRGLMTGVLGVSMLLGSLGSVSAASVPKDIQGHWAQAQLQEWLDSGYLGGYPDGTVKPNKAITRGEYVTLVNRLFGFKEKATVSFKDMKSTNWNYSEVAKAMEAGYIGGYEDNTFRPNSPLTRQEAAVMAAKLLKLSTNSTTSKFKDNAQIAAWAKGAVAAAADKKIINGYPDGTFGPKRSLTRAEAVGIINTSVIYYPGSGTGGGVIPTPTPTATPTPTATPTPTATPGGSTGGGSGGGNGDGGTVTTPTVSGATYGNVGSVTADVYLTSSVTGSVYYVVAPYTANVSAPSALQVEKGQISDGTASEIHGSVATVTNTTVTFSVYGLNPGTEYATYIVAADASGNLSTVTTVRLTTAQATEKSITLFEPGQVGTVTADVYVKYGVTGDTPTPVRYVVLPANEKAPSAAQISLGQNSAGTALTAPWTDTLTFAPGVKHTHTLTGLTANTAYKVYVITGSGTQLSPVEIIQIHTK; encoded by the coding sequence ATGAAAAAGAAGTTGCGCGGTCTTATGACCGGAGTTTTAGGAGTTAGTATGTTATTAGGATCTCTTGGCAGCGTATCTGCCGCCTCCGTACCTAAGGATATTCAAGGTCACTGGGCCCAAGCTCAGCTACAGGAATGGTTAGATAGTGGATACCTTGGAGGATACCCAGATGGTACAGTTAAACCAAACAAGGCAATTACACGTGGAGAGTATGTGACTCTGGTAAATCGCCTGTTCGGTTTTAAAGAAAAAGCAACTGTAAGCTTTAAAGATATGAAAAGCACAAACTGGAACTACAGTGAAGTGGCTAAAGCCATGGAAGCTGGCTATATCGGAGGATACGAGGACAATACGTTCCGTCCTAATAGTCCGCTCACAAGACAAGAGGCAGCAGTAATGGCTGCGAAATTACTTAAATTGAGCACCAATAGCACTACTAGCAAATTTAAAGACAATGCACAAATTGCAGCATGGGCAAAAGGTGCAGTAGCCGCTGCAGCAGATAAGAAGATTATTAACGGTTATCCGGATGGAACCTTCGGTCCTAAGAGATCGTTAACACGTGCAGAGGCTGTAGGTATTATCAATACCTCAGTCATCTATTACCCAGGTAGCGGCACAGGTGGTGGAGTGATTCCTACACCAACGCCAACGGCTACTCCGACACCAACCGCTACGCCAACGCCAACAGCTACTCCAGGTGGTAGTACTGGTGGTGGATCTGGCGGCGGTAACGGTGATGGCGGAACTGTCACTACACCAACAGTAAGTGGAGCAACTTATGGTAACGTTGGTTCGGTAACAGCCGATGTATACCTGACATCTTCCGTAACGGGCTCAGTGTACTATGTTGTAGCTCCTTATACTGCTAACGTAAGTGCACCGAGTGCATTGCAGGTAGAAAAAGGACAGATCAGCGATGGAACTGCAAGCGAAATTCATGGTAGTGTTGCAACTGTGACCAACACAACGGTTACATTCTCGGTTTACGGATTGAATCCTGGAACAGAATATGCAACATATATCGTAGCAGCGGATGCATCTGGAAATCTGTCTACTGTAACAACAGTTCGATTAACTACTGCTCAAGCAACTGAAAAGTCGATTACGCTTTTTGAACCAGGACAAGTAGGTACTGTTACAGCAGATGTATATGTTAAATATGGTGTGACAGGTGACACTCCAACCCCAGTAAGATATGTAGTATTACCTGCTAATGAAAAAGCACCTAGCGCAGCACAAATTTCTTTAGGTCAGAATAGTGCGGGTACAGCATTGACTGCTCCATGGACGGACACGCTTACGTTCGCTCCTGGTGTAAAACATACGCATACTTTGACTGGATTAACAGCCAATACTGCCTATAAGGTATATGTTATTACAGGATCAGGTACGCAATTGTCACCTGTAGAAATCATCCAAATTCATACCAAGTAA
- a CDS encoding cold shock domain-containing protein, with amino-acid sequence MEGKVKWFNAEKGYGFIETADGGDVFVHFSAIQTDGFKTLDEGQSVEFDIVEGARGPQAANVIKL; translated from the coding sequence ATGGAAGGTAAAGTAAAATGGTTTAACGCAGAAAAAGGTTATGGTTTTATCGAGACTGCAGACGGTGGCGACGTATTCGTACACTTTTCCGCGATTCAAACAGATGGTTTCAAGACTTTGGATGAAGGCCAATCCGTAGAGTTCGATATCGTTGAAGGCGCACGCGGACCACAAGCAGCTAACGTAATCAAATTATAA
- a CDS encoding flagellar protein FliT, whose translation MDNCILELNKITQDIINKLDNCSYEELNDFVEQRQILIDQLEQHVKKQSIGVIQQHQLRELLEADPMIIARMQQLKNEAAKWLQQREQAKTQRSAYEAAYTPDSFLMDRRK comes from the coding sequence ATGGATAATTGTATCTTAGAGTTAAATAAGATTACTCAAGATATTATTAATAAACTAGATAATTGTTCATATGAAGAATTAAATGATTTCGTCGAACAACGTCAAATTTTGATAGATCAACTCGAACAGCATGTGAAAAAACAGTCGATCGGTGTAATCCAGCAGCATCAGTTACGAGAGTTGTTGGAGGCCGATCCTATGATAATTGCAAGAATGCAACAACTTAAAAATGAGGCAGCTAAGTGGCTTCAACAGAGAGAACAGGCCAAAACACAACGCAGTGCCTACGAGGCCGCCTACACCCCAGACAGTTTTCTTATGGATCGCAGAAAATAA
- the fliS gene encoding flagellar export chaperone FliS yields the protein MINSPYEKYRQSSVKTSTPSQLLIMLFDGAIRFVRAGMEGIDSIDYQKTNINMGKAQTIVSELMSTLDPTYDISKSLYDLYEYINHLLIQANVKKDKVPAEEALQYLTEFRLTWLEASKLAPAHEKAHG from the coding sequence ATGATAAATTCTCCTTATGAAAAATACCGTCAGTCATCGGTAAAAACATCGACCCCCTCACAGTTACTGATTATGTTATTTGATGGAGCGATTAGATTTGTAAGGGCGGGTATGGAAGGAATCGATTCAATTGACTATCAAAAGACAAACATTAACATGGGTAAAGCGCAGACAATTGTTAGTGAATTGATGTCGACACTGGATCCTACCTATGACATATCTAAAAGTTTGTATGATCTATACGAATATATAAATCATTTGTTGATTCAGGCGAATGTGAAGAAAGACAAGGTACCTGCAGAAGAGGCGTTACAGTATTTGACTGAGTTCCGCTTAACTTGGTTGGAGGCGTCGAAGCTGGCACCAGCACACGAGAAGGCCCATGGATAA
- a CDS encoding NAD-dependent epimerase/dehydratase family protein — translation MKTTVIGAKGFIGRHVIHRLEQLGIEAYGPSREDLSLFNDHLGHVIYCAGITSDFRQRPFDTIRAHVSFLAELLEKATFESFLYLSSTRVYANQKNDEMVEEEGQLLVNPFQAEDLFNLSKITGESLCLMDSRPNVRVARVSNVCGNDFSSNNFIYSIIKDAVKNGKIVLQTTLDSEKDYITVSDVAELLIQISHSGKERMYNVASGTNTTNKQWVEGISHHTGCEVELISNAKTIKFPAVNICRVQADFNFIPQNCLDILENLIQQYVNGKE, via the coding sequence ATGAAAACTACTGTTATAGGAGCAAAAGGATTTATCGGACGCCATGTTATACACAGACTAGAACAACTCGGGATTGAGGCATACGGACCTAGTCGTGAAGATTTAAGCTTATTCAATGACCATCTGGGGCATGTTATATATTGCGCCGGGATTACCTCGGATTTTCGCCAACGCCCGTTTGACACGATAAGAGCACATGTCAGTTTTCTAGCAGAATTATTAGAGAAGGCTACATTTGAATCATTTCTATATTTATCTTCAACTCGTGTCTATGCTAATCAAAAAAATGATGAGATGGTTGAAGAAGAGGGTCAACTCCTCGTAAATCCCTTTCAGGCAGAAGACTTATTTAACTTATCAAAAATTACTGGAGAATCCCTTTGTCTCATGGATAGCAGACCAAACGTGAGAGTAGCTCGTGTATCAAATGTCTGTGGGAATGATTTTTCTTCCAATAATTTCATCTACTCTATTATTAAAGATGCTGTAAAGAATGGTAAGATTGTCCTTCAAACCACGCTAGATTCGGAAAAGGATTATATTACTGTAAGCGATGTAGCAGAGTTGCTTATTCAGATTTCACACAGTGGTAAAGAGCGCATGTATAATGTAGCAAGTGGTACTAATACTACTAATAAACAATGGGTTGAAGGGATCTCACATCATACTGGTTGCGAGGTTGAATTGATATCAAATGCAAAAACAATAAAATTTCCAGCGGTGAATATTTGTCGGGTGCAAGCTGATTTTAATTTCATACCTCAAAATTGTTTAGATATACTGGAGAATTTGATTCAACAATATGTTAATGGAAAGGAGTGA
- a CDS encoding acyltransferase, with the protein MLFISEHATISKFADIEPSLRGTRIVIKKGVMIDSFVKIKPTGGTGDVIIGEDTYINSGCVLYSGNGIKIGQDVLIAANCTLAPVNHEFRSRHQKIKEQRFMDGRGGIIIEDDVWIGANSVILDGAILRQGCVVGANSLVNGELKPYTINVGNPAKVVGVRG; encoded by the coding sequence ATGCTTTTCATATCTGAACATGCTACAATTTCAAAATTTGCAGATATTGAACCTTCTCTACGAGGTACTCGAATTGTAATTAAAAAGGGTGTAATGATTGATTCCTTTGTTAAGATAAAACCTACCGGTGGTACTGGTGATGTCATAATTGGTGAAGATACTTATATAAATTCAGGATGTGTTTTATATTCAGGTAATGGAATTAAAATTGGACAAGATGTCCTTATAGCAGCAAATTGTACTTTAGCACCCGTAAATCATGAGTTTCGATCTCGTCACCAGAAGATAAAAGAACAACGTTTTATGGATGGTCGAGGCGGTATTATAATAGAAGATGATGTATGGATCGGGGCAAATAGTGTTATCTTGGATGGTGCAATCTTGCGACAGGGATGTGTGGTTGGGGCAAATTCATTGGTGAATGGTGAGTTAAAGCCGTATACGATTAACGTTGGCAATCCGGCGAAAGTGGTAGGGGTGAGAGGATGA
- the rfbC gene encoding dTDP-4-dehydrorhamnose 3,5-epimerase yields the protein MKFLETPLKGAYLIEIEPHQDERGFFARTFCKEEFTKHDLKDDFLQCNVSFNHRRGTVRGMHYQVKPFEETKLIRCTRGAIYDVIIDLRQTSDTYLRWYAVELNENNGRMLYVPEGFAHGFQTLEDNTEVFYQMSEFYHPDCAFGVRWDDSAFGIRWPLTNYIMNDKDRNYPNWNL from the coding sequence ATGAAGTTTTTAGAAACGCCATTAAAAGGTGCTTATTTAATTGAAATTGAGCCTCATCAAGATGAACGAGGCTTCTTTGCGAGAACATTTTGTAAAGAGGAATTTACAAAACATGATTTGAAAGATGATTTTCTTCAATGTAATGTTTCTTTTAATCATAGAAGAGGCACTGTAAGAGGCATGCATTATCAGGTCAAGCCTTTTGAAGAGACTAAATTGATACGTTGTACAAGAGGTGCTATTTATGATGTTATCATAGACTTGCGCCAAACATCAGACACCTATCTTAGGTGGTACGCTGTTGAATTGAATGAAAATAATGGTCGAATGCTGTATGTACCGGAGGGTTTCGCGCATGGATTTCAAACGTTAGAGGATAATACAGAGGTCTTCTACCAAATGTCGGAATTCTATCATCCTGATTGTGCATTTGGTGTACGCTGGGACGATTCTGCTTTTGGAATTCGTTGGCCATTAACAAACTATATTATGAATGATAAAGATAGAAACTATCCGAATTGGAATTTGTAG
- a CDS encoding class I SAM-dependent methyltransferase, whose amino-acid sequence MSNGICRFCGTELNTLFLDLGISPLANSYVKSVSQMEYMYPLRTYVCENCYLVQVEDFESPEHIFSEYAYFSSYSDTWLEHCRKYVEHMVDRFHYTSDTNVVEIASNDGYLLQYFKEKGISVLGIEPAANVAKSAIEKGIDTSVNFFGTVLARSLKGEGKMADLLLGNNVLAHVPDLNDFVEGMKILLKPHGTITMEFPHLLQLIEHNQFDTIYHEHYSYFSFTTVCRLFAKHNLSIYDVEQLETHGGSIRIYACHLENKDISASTAINELLEKELLFGMTNIEMYKGVHTKAVQLKRTVLSFLLVLKEQGNTIVGYGAPAKGNTLINYCGIDRDYLDYTVDRSPYKQGTFLPGSRIPIYSPDLLKQTKPDYVFILPWNLKEEIIEQTSFIREWGGKWIIPVPEVVVIS is encoded by the coding sequence ATGTCGAACGGAATATGTCGTTTTTGTGGTACAGAACTTAATACCTTATTTCTTGATTTGGGGATTTCCCCCTTGGCTAATTCCTATGTAAAGTCTGTAAGCCAAATGGAGTATATGTATCCATTAAGAACCTATGTCTGTGAAAATTGTTATTTGGTTCAGGTAGAGGACTTTGAGTCTCCAGAACATATATTTAGTGAATATGCATATTTCAGCAGTTATTCGGATACTTGGTTAGAGCATTGTCGCAAATATGTTGAACATATGGTAGATCGATTTCATTATACAAGTGACACAAATGTAGTTGAGATCGCCAGTAACGATGGTTATTTACTGCAGTATTTCAAAGAAAAGGGTATCTCTGTGTTGGGAATTGAACCCGCAGCGAATGTTGCAAAATCTGCAATTGAAAAAGGGATAGACACTTCGGTGAATTTTTTTGGAACTGTATTAGCTAGATCCTTAAAGGGTGAAGGAAAGATGGCAGATCTCCTGCTAGGTAACAATGTACTTGCCCATGTTCCTGATCTCAATGATTTTGTGGAAGGTATGAAGATTCTTTTGAAGCCTCACGGGACTATAACTATGGAATTCCCCCATTTATTACAACTAATAGAACATAATCAGTTCGATACAATTTATCATGAACATTATTCTTATTTTTCTTTTACAACAGTTTGCCGACTGTTTGCTAAGCATAATCTTTCGATTTATGATGTTGAACAGTTGGAGACTCATGGCGGTTCTATACGAATATATGCATGCCATTTAGAAAACAAAGATATTTCAGCAAGTACAGCTATTAATGAATTATTAGAAAAAGAATTATTGTTTGGTATGACAAATATTGAGATGTACAAGGGGGTTCATACAAAGGCAGTTCAATTAAAAAGAACGGTTTTGAGCTTTCTATTAGTCCTTAAGGAACAAGGAAATACGATTGTGGGATACGGAGCTCCGGCTAAAGGAAATACGTTAATTAATTATTGTGGTATCGATCGTGATTATTTAGACTATACAGTTGATCGTAGTCCATATAAGCAAGGGACCTTTCTACCTGGTTCAAGAATTCCTATATATTCTCCCGATCTTTTGAAACAGACAAAACCAGATTATGTATTTATTCTGCCATGGAATTTAAAAGAAGAGATTATAGAGCAGACTTCCTTTATCCGTGAATGGGGAGGTAAATGGATTATTCCCGTCCCTGAAGTGGTGGTGATTTCATGA